The segment AACTAGGAAACTTCAACCCAATAAACCGAACTTTCCTCAATGAGCTTGAGATTCTGCCAGTCGCTTGGCTCTATCTTCTTCCGTTAAAGCACCGATTAAATCATCTAGGTCGCCTTCCATTATACCAGAAAGGTTATGACTAGTAAAGCCGATGCGGTGATCCGTACAGCGCCCCTGCGGAAAGTTGTATGTCCGAATTCTCTCCGATCGATCCCCCGTTCCGACCATCTGCTTTTTCAATGCATCTGCCGCAGCTTTCTTTTCTTCAGCCTGCTTTTCCAAGATTCGAGCGCTTAAAATTCGCATCGCTTTAGCTTTATTCTTATGTTGCGATTTCTCGTCCTGACAGGCGACAGCGATACCGGTCGGAATATGCGTGATTCGTACTGCAGAGTCCGTCGTATTTACGTGCTGCCCACCGGATCCGGAAGAACGATAGACGTCGATTCGTAGATCGTTTTCGTTGATATTAATTTCGGATTCTTCTGCTTCCGGCAAAACGGCGACGGTTACGGCGCTTGTATGAATTCGTCCTCCGGATTCGGTCGCAGGAATGCGTTGGACTCGATGAGTTCCCGCTTCGAATTTAAAAAGATCGTAAGCTCGTTCGTTCTCTAAGGCAAAAACGATTTCTTTTAACCCGCCGATTCCGGTCGGGGAAGAATCGATAATTTCATGTTTGATTCCCTGTTTATCGGCGTATTTGGTATACATGCGGTATAGATCGGCAACGAAAAGCCCTGCCTCGTCCCCTCCTGTTCCCGCACGTATTTCCACCAAAATGTTTTTGCCGGAATTCGGATCGGGAGGGAGTAGCATGACCTCCAGCTCCTTTTCAAGGGATTCGATTCGTTCGGAAGCCGACTGTTTCTCCTCTTCGTACATCGAACGCATTTCCCCATCTTTTTCCGTTTTGAGGAGTTCCTCGGCTTCTTTTCTATCTTGAATTAATTTTTGGTACTCTGAAATCTTTTCAAATAAAGGAGTAAGACGAGACCGTTCCTTATAAAGTCGCTTTAAATCTTCCGGATTGGACGCCGTGGTCAGTTCATCCGAGATTTTAAGGTATTTTTGTTGTATTTTTTCTAGTCTATCTAACATAGAAACAGGTTCCCATTGCCTTATTACCCCACTCTCTTCCATGGAAAACTATAATTCACTTCTTTCCGAGGTTTCCGATCGAATCCTCTCACTTCTTTCCGGGTTAAACTCATATAGAAGCCCATACGCCAAGACGATCGGCCAACCCTCCGATTTTATACAAAGCTTAACCCAAACGGCCTCGATCCAAACCGCTTTAGCAAGCGCTGCTCTTTCTTTACCGACCGGCGGAATCGGAGCCGTGACGGTTGCCCCTGAAATTTTTTTGGTCCTTCGAATCCAAGGTAAACTTGTAAAAGATATAGCCGCATTATACGGTAAAGAATCGCAAGTTAGTTCCGAGCTGATGGCGTACTGTCTCTTTAAAGATAAAACTTCCTTTTTCAGGAATTTCCTAAAAGAAGTCGGGGCGAGAATACTAGTTAGACCTGCTACGTGGGAATTACTCACCCAAGGAATTTTTCGAGCCGCAGCAGCGATGCGTAGCTCAAAATCCCTACAAGCCAGAAAGAGGAGTTTTTGGCTTCCTCTAATAGGTTCCGCCGTTTCCGGAGGTCTTTCTTACAGCGAAACGCAAAAAATCGCGGACCGAGCACAACGAGTATTTTCTAAAGAAATCATTTCGGTTCCTTCCGACGAACCTTGGACGGAGGAAACAGCCTGACCAGCATGAACAATTCCGATTTATTGCGGAGAATTTTTATCCCAGTTCTTTTTTTCCTTTTCATTCTCGCGAATTGCAAAAGTAAACAGGAAAGTCTAATCGAAGAAATTCAAGGACTTGTGGAAGAGGAAAAATACGAGAAAGCGACGGAGCTATTAAAGAACTATCTTCTGCATCCTAAATCGGATGATGAAATTCTATCGGAAGAAAAACCCGAATCCGTTCGTATCGTGGAACTTTCGCACGATCGAAAACGGTTGGTCTACGTGGAAGATAATAAACTGACCGTAAAAGATCTGTCCGAAGGAAAAACGGAAACGAAAAAGCTAGATGAGATTCCGGCGTCAATGGCGGTTTCACTTAATGCAAAATTTGCACTTTCGGAATATCCGATGGCGACGGGTTGCCGACTATTTGCAATTTCTCTAACGGACAATTCCCTACTTTACGAATCCGGCGCCCAGATTTCCTGTCGTAATCGAGGCGGAATCTCGGACGACGGGTCTAAAATTTTTTACTTCGTAGACAATCAGTTGTATGAAGAACGAACCGTGGAGCCTAGAACTCCAAAACTTGTTTTGAGCAAGGAGAAAATAGCTCCACCTTTTCCGAACCTAAAATCTAGATTCTTTTTATATCCGATCGGAAAGGATTTTCTGTTGTTTTCGGGAAATGCAGGATCCTATACGCTCTACTATTTTCAACCTGATAAACGAAGTGTGGATAAACTCGACCAAGAAGTGATAAGTCCGTTACTTTATTATGGTCCGAGTGATTCGGCGTTTTATTTAGGCGGCACGATCGGCCGGCTCCATTTGCGAAGACTTCAATACGGTAAAGGAAAGCCGAGCGTTACCAAGCTCTTCACGGTAAGTCGAAAAGAATCGAATCCTTGGAAACTAAACGCAAAGAACGAGTATTTATCCAACTACTCAGGTAAGGTACATCTGTGGGGTCCTTTAAGAAAAAGCCAGGTATTGCCCTTATTATGCGAAAGAACGTGGATCGTTCATCCCGAAAAAATTCTTTGTGAAACGGAAGTGGGCGGACTCTATCTAACAGGCCTGGAATTTACGGATGACGACTGGACGCTTTTGAAACTCTACGAAGAAGTTCGAAATAAATAAAATTCTTTATAGATAGATATTCAAAAGGATCGTTCCCTTTCCGCTTTCCTTAGGCTCGGGATTGCCGTATCTAGTTTTTATAAAACTCGTTCCCGGCAATTTTCGTCCCCACGCTGTACCGAAGAATGAGATCTCGCCGCTTGTTTCGAAATTCGATTTTGAAATCCATTCCCTAAATTTTCCTTCCTCGGTAGGAGATCCTAAGGCGATCCAGCGAGAAACGAAAGTTTTCTTTACGATATCTTCCATCTCGGGAGATCCGAATTCTTCTCCGTTCAGAAAGCCGATCTTGGCAAAATTGAACGGAATCGTCCACACCTCCGATTCGATCTTATTAGGTTGGGAATTTAGATAAGACGATAAAGAACCATCCTTAAATTTGGTTCTTTTTAAAGAACCGTTATAAAGCCTTCCATCCGGAGTAAAAAGATAAGCCCGCTCTTCCCAATTTCCGGGAGAAATCGAAATAAGATCTTCCATTATTTTGGGAGAAGGAAGTATGATCGAACCGGCAACGATATTAACGCCGTAAGTCTTCGAAAGGGTGGCGAAAATCCTCTGGTATCTTTCGACCGAAGTCTTAGCGAGAAAATTAGCGATCTCGTCCTCGAACAATAAACGGTTTCTCAATCCGCCATAGGAAATTCTTGTAAAGAAAACCGCTCGTTTCCAGGATCCGATTTCAGAATCCGCTTGAAACACTTCCGAGCGTTGCCCCATCAGAAATAAATAATTTCCTATTTCCGGAGGGTAGACGACGACCGTGGATTTATCCAACAAGTCCTTTTCTTTTGCGATAATAAGAGGTTTTTCCAGCCAGGTTCGTAGGCGATCTTCCTTCGAATAATATTCCGGTTTAAATTCCAGTCGGAGTAAGAGAATGTTGCCCGATTTCCGATTAAATCCCGAAGAATAAAACTGTATCCCACTCTGAGGTAAGCCGGAGATAAATTCTCCTTCTCCTATAGTCTTTCCCGACAGGAGCCAACCTATTCCGAGAAAAATCGGAATTAAGAAAAGAGAAGCGATTGCATTCCTCCAAAATGGATTCATAGGATCCTTCCCCCTAATTCTAATTTTCCGTTCGGTAAAAGAGGAGCATATTCCTTTTGATACAATAAAATCGCATCCAACATATATTCAAAAAACAACCCTCTAGGATCATACGTTTCTACATTTACCCAAGAAATATAATCATGTTCGTCGGAGAGAACGATTTCCCCTCCCAAAAATTCGGCATGGTAGGCGATGATGATACATGGGTGATTACCGTCGCTTACTCGATGCTTGTGCACGAAGATCGGTCTCGGATGAACTTTAATTTCACATCGGTTTCCCATTTCTTCGGTTAGCTCGCGAGAAAGACTCTCCTGCCAATCTCCATAGAACTCGTCCTCATTCATTCTTCCGCCCGGCAAATCACCATAACCTGATTTCCGGTCTCTTAGAATCAGAAGTTCCGGTCCCCTTCTTAAAAAAACCTTTTGCGTAATTTGGAAAAAACCGTGCTTGTTCAAAAATTTCCCCTCCAAGGGGACCGCATATAATCGGTCAATATGGGTCGTGTCTGACAATCACTTTTATATTGGTCGGTTTTCTCGCCTCTTCGTAGGCCTTAGGAAGGTCCGAAGCGGAAAACTCTTCTCCAAGCAGATAAGCGGAAACATTTTTCAAAAAACCTTTCTCTGGTCCTAGAAAAGAAAGAGTCCTGCGAAAATCCCCGCACCGGCTAGATCGCAAAACTCCCCCACGAACAACCCAATTAATGAACGGATTGGATTCGGATAATCCGGAATTGACAGGAATAAGAATAAAACCTCTAGGTCGGAGCAAAGAAGGAGCTTCCTTCGCACCTGGCCTAATCGCTAAATCTACCGATGAAGCTGATTTCAAAATTGTAAAATCAAATCGACGAAGATCCCCGGTAAATTCTTGGGACTCTAAAAAAGATTCTCCTTCCTGAATAGAACCCGAATAGAATCGGATTCCTTCTTTTCGAGCAGTATCGATCCAGTCCTGTTCTTCGTTAGAGAGTCGAATTCCATCTTCTAAAAAGACCCAAGTCTCAAGTGCGGAATTCACTCCCCAAGAAAGATTCTGAAACCCTTTTTGTAGCGGTAAAATTGAGAGTTCGTCGACTACGAGTTCAGTTAAATTTGAAATTCCGAGAGAACCTAGTCCGTTCGTTGTCTTGCGATGAATTTCCTTGCAAGTTAAATCCATACATAGTTCCAGCCCGTCGATTGCTCCCGTCGTATCGAATACGATGTCGAAAGTATCCAGCAGATCATTCCAGGAGACTTCTTCCGCGTTTGCAGGGGTCTCCTTGTAATAACGTTCCCCTTTATTAAGCGAACCTCTCGACGAAGTATTTAGTCCGGGAAAGACCAGTACCTCATCAGCACCGACTCCAAACGAGGTGTCTTTCAGTTCCCTTCTGCGAAGAATGGCGACGATTTTAAAATCCAGATTGTTCCGTCTTCTATATACCTCGAGTCCCGCCAATAGTAACGATCCCAGTCGTCTTGGACCGAGCACAGCGATTCGATTCGGCTTATCGGATGAATTTTCCAACGAAACTTCCACGCCATGCAACGAGGCTGCAAACGGCTCCAGCAGGATCGCCTCCCTATCTTCTAAAGTTCCTATTTCCACTAAGGTCCCGACGGGAGCTAACAGAAATTTCCCGAATCCCCCGGGAAGCCGATCTATACCTAATACTTGGCGAGTGGGGCTGTGGGTCTGAAGCCCTCGTTTGCAAAACGGATCTCCCTCCTCTCCTCTCGCCGCTACAGTATCATTAATTTCTAATACGAATTTCTTTCCTGTAATCGGGTCGGAGGCTAATACCTCATGACCTATAATTTGCGGTAGAGCGAATGGAAGAAATCTTCGGTCTAAATCCGTAGAACATATTCCGCAAAGTTTCGTCTTAAGAAGTTTATATCCTTTCCCGAGAGAAAGATAAAGGTCTTTATTGCGGAAGATCTTCCACCCGTCTTTCTCGCTCCCTTCTAAGCGATATTCGGATAACGAAAAAGTGTCGTCTCGATTGTAGTCAAATGCTGAAAATTGAACGGTTTCCAACTATCTTCCTCCCACGAGAAATCCAAGTATCAGAAGCAAAATCACGAACACTAGATTTAATATGAATCCCGTATGCAATTGCTGCCTTTCTTTATTATTCAGAAAATATGCCGCGAATACCACTGATAAGAATCCGCCTAGATGAGCCCAGTGAGCTACTTGATCCCTAGCAAACAAATTCGTTATATCCGAATATACCATCAGCCACGCAAGAGCAAAAATCGGAAACGGATAGCTTCGTTTTCGAATACGCATCGAAAATGGGGATAAAAGTGCTGCGACAGCGGCTAATCCCGAAACCGCTCCCGAAGCCCCGATTGCGGGACTAGAATCGCTCAGAAACAACCCTCTTACTAACGAATCCAAAAATCCGGAAACAAAAGCCCCCATGAAGAAAAACAAAAGCCATTTTGCTTTTCCGACTTTATATTCAACGATCCTTCCCAAGAAAAAAAGAAAGAGCATATTCCAAAACAAATGAGTGAAATCCGCGTGAAAAAACGCCATTCCGATCCACTTCCAAGGATAGAATTCTCCCGGACGACTAATGAAAAAAGCTTCAAGCATTTCGTTCGGAACGAAAGCGTTCAGTATGACTTGAGAAATCGTAATGAGCAAAACAAAGAACGCAGTCAGCGGAAATTCGAAGAGAAAGGCTCTCACGATGTTCTTCCCTCGATATAATGAGTCAAATATGCTTTCAACATGACCTTTAATTCTCTAAGAATGCTATCCGCAAGAACAGGATCTTCCTTTTCCCGCAGCCAACGTGATAAAACGGAATCGGTCACTTCCACTATGATTCGGGAAATGATTTCCGCCTCCGGATTTTCCTTCATTCCGGGAACGATCCGAGAAAATAAATTCGAAACATTGGATGCAATATAGCGATTATTTTCCCGATCGATCTCGACCAACTCGGGATCCATCTTGATGTTCGACCATAAAGGTACGAAGCCGGGCTCGGTTAAATAGAGATTAGCGAACGCGTCGATTACATTGTCTATCAGTTCCGGCCAACCGGTCCCATCCACTTCAACCGAAAGAAAACCCATGAACATGGCATTGACTCGCTCAAGATGTCGCTTACCGACAGCGTTTAAAATCGCATGTTTATTCGGAAAATATTGGTATAAGGAACCGATGGGAATTTCGGCCTTTTGTGCAATCAGATTCGTCGTGATGGCTTCCGCTCCGACCTCGTCCAAGAGAGAGGCCACGACATCCAATATATTTTGCACACGTTGGATGGCTCGTTTTTGAGAGGGAGCCTTTCTTGGTTCCAACTCGGACGGTTTTGCTTTAGAGGAAGGCTCCCCTGTTTTCCCAGGTTTTATTGATTTGGTCAAACGGATCTTCTCCGAAAATCTATTGCTTCCTCCCAAAGACTATGACGGGAAGAATCCTTCAAGAAAAGTATTAAATCGTACCGTAGTACCGTAGAATATGTCGTAGACTTGTCAGGTAAGATGCGCCGAAAAGATTAACATGAACTAAGATAGGATAAATTTGCCAAAATTGAATTCTATCTTTAAGATGCATAGGATCATCCAATCCGCAAGTGGAAAGAATATCCTGCATATCATCCAAGTTGATAGGACTACCGAACAACTGCAACATCGCCAAATCTTGTTCCGGATGAGAATATGCGACGGACGGATCGATCAAGTACGCGTACCCGTTTTTTCCCTGTAATACGTTGCCGGACCATAAGTCTCCATGAATCATTCTAGGTTGAATTCGATTTAATCCCCATTCTTCCGTAAATTTATCAAAAACCTTTCGGATGGAGATTATATCTTTCTCTGTGAGAAGTTTTCTAGTTTGCGCTAATTCTATTTGGGGTTTTAGGCGATCTTGCCAGAAAAATTCTTCGAAACTTGAAAACCAACCGTTCCGCTGCGGAAGGGATCCTATAAAATTATCTCGTTTCCAACCCCAGGACCCGAATTCACCGCGGTACAAATTCTTAAGACTAGCAATTAAATCGTCTCGAAACCCGGTCGAAGAGCCGGTTTCGATAAATTCCATGGCAAGAAGGGAAACTTTCCCCAAATTCACCGTTCCAAAGCATTCCGGGACGCGAACACCTAAGCGACAAAGTTGTTCAAGACCTTCAGCTTCGGATTCCGCCATTTCTTTCTTTGGTATAACTTTTACGGCTACTCTGGAACCGTCTTGTAACTTGACCGAATACAGCTCAAAGAGGCTAGAAGAGTAAAATGAAACTTCCGCCTTTTTAGCCGGGGATAGAAGTCCGAGTCTTTCTAACCCGTCTCGGATTAATTCCTCGGTTCCTGTGTTTATGAGAGCCATCGTTCGCATCCTTCCCAATCCCGTCGTTCCGGTCCTTCCTATAAAATCGGAGAACGGACAATCCGGATTGAAGAAAAATCCTAAATAGGTTTCCCTAATATTACGGGACGAAGAAATGATTCGCTTTTCGCTCTTTTATATTTCAATCTTTATCGTCTTAAGCTTTTTTCTATGTCCCCTATCTGCCGAACGACATTCGCCGACCTGGATTTATGTGTTAGGGGAAGATTTAGAAAGCAAAGATTTGTCGTATTGGCAGGAGCATTTGCGCGCCAATGTAACTATTTGTTTTACAGGTACCATAATTCAAAGCGATGCAAAGTTACGATATAGGAATCCCCCCGACAAACTGTTAACTTTAGGACTTTCCAAAGGGGTTCGCTGGATCCCAT is part of the Leptospira broomii serovar Hurstbridge str. 5399 genome and harbors:
- a CDS encoding NUDIX domain-containing protein, with the protein product MNKHGFFQITQKVFLRRGPELLILRDRKSGYGDLPGGRMNEDEFYGDWQESLSRELTEEMGNRCEIKVHPRPIFVHKHRVSDGNHPCIIIAYHAEFLGGEIVLSDEHDYISWVNVETYDPRGLFFEYMLDAILLYQKEYAPLLPNGKLELGGRIL
- a CDS encoding rhomboid family intramembrane serine protease; this encodes MVRAFLFEFPLTAFFVLLITISQVILNAFVPNEMLEAFFISRPGEFYPWKWIGMAFFHADFTHLFWNMLFLFFLGRIVEYKVGKAKWLLFFFMGAFVSGFLDSLVRGLFLSDSSPAIGASGAVSGLAAVAALLSPFSMRIRKRSYPFPIFALAWLMVYSDITNLFARDQVAHWAHLGGFLSVVFAAYFLNNKERQQLHTGFILNLVFVILLLILGFLVGGR
- a CDS encoding TetR/AcrR family transcriptional regulator, whose product is MKPGKTGEPSSKAKPSELEPRKAPSQKRAIQRVQNILDVVASLLDEVGAEAITTNLIAQKAEIPIGSLYQYFPNKHAILNAVGKRHLERVNAMFMGFLSVEVDGTGWPELIDNVIDAFANLYLTEPGFVPLWSNIKMDPELVEIDRENNRYIASNVSNLFSRIVPGMKENPEAEIISRIIVEVTDSVLSRWLREKEDPVLADSILRELKVMLKAYLTHYIEGRTS
- a CDS encoding fructosamine kinase family protein, yielding MALINTGTEELIRDGLERLGLLSPAKKAEVSFYSSSLFELYSVKLQDGSRVAVKVIPKKEMAESEAEGLEQLCRLGVRVPECFGTVNLGKVSLLAMEFIETGSSTGFRDDLIASLKNLYRGEFGSWGWKRDNFIGSLPQRNGWFSSFEEFFWQDRLKPQIELAQTRKLLTEKDIISIRKVFDKFTEEWGLNRIQPRMIHGDLWSGNVLQGKNGYAYLIDPSVAYSHPEQDLAMLQLFGSPINLDDMQDILSTCGLDDPMHLKDRIQFWQIYPILVHVNLFGASYLTSLRHILRYYGTI
- a CDS encoding MDR/zinc-dependent alcohol dehydrogenase-like family protein, whose product is METVQFSAFDYNRDDTFSLSEYRLEGSEKDGWKIFRNKDLYLSLGKGYKLLKTKLCGICSTDLDRRFLPFALPQIIGHEVLASDPITGKKFVLEINDTVAARGEEGDPFCKRGLQTHSPTRQVLGIDRLPGGFGKFLLAPVGTLVEIGTLEDREAILLEPFAASLHGVEVSLENSSDKPNRIAVLGPRRLGSLLLAGLEVYRRRNNLDFKIVAILRRRELKDTSFGVGADEVLVFPGLNTSSRGSLNKGERYYKETPANAEEVSWNDLLDTFDIVFDTTGAIDGLELCMDLTCKEIHRKTTNGLGSLGISNLTELVVDELSILPLQKGFQNLSWGVNSALETWVFLEDGIRLSNEEQDWIDTARKEGIRFYSGSIQEGESFLESQEFTGDLRRFDFTILKSASSVDLAIRPGAKEAPSLLRPRGFILIPVNSGLSESNPFINWVVRGGVLRSSRCGDFRRTLSFLGPEKGFLKNVSAYLLGEEFSASDLPKAYEEARKPTNIKVIVRHDPY
- the prfA gene encoding peptide chain release factor 1, with the translated sequence MLDRLEKIQQKYLKISDELTTASNPEDLKRLYKERSRLTPLFEKISEYQKLIQDRKEAEELLKTEKDGEMRSMYEEEKQSASERIESLEKELEVMLLPPDPNSGKNILVEIRAGTGGDEAGLFVADLYRMYTKYADKQGIKHEIIDSSPTGIGGLKEIVFALENERAYDLFKFEAGTHRVQRIPATESGGRIHTSAVTVAVLPEAEESEININENDLRIDVYRSSGSGGQHVNTTDSAVRITHIPTGIAVACQDEKSQHKNKAKAMRILSARILEKQAEEKKAAADALKKQMVGTGDRSERIRTYNFPQGRCTDHRIGFTSHNLSGIMEGDLDDLIGALTEEDRAKRLAESQAH